Proteins encoded by one window of Lathyrus oleraceus cultivar Zhongwan6 chromosome 1, CAAS_Psat_ZW6_1.0, whole genome shotgun sequence:
- the LOC127123962 gene encoding lysine histidine transporter 1 produces MVGAGVLGLPYAMSQLGWGLGVTLLILSWIITLYTLWQMVEMHEMVSGTRFDRYHELSQHAFGEKLGLYIVVPQQVIVMLGGNIVYMVIGGASLQKFHDIVCPSCKKIRLTFFIMIFASAQFVLSHLPSFNSISGVSLVAAVMSIGYSTIAWAASAHKGVQENVQYTNTSETTTDLVFNLFNAIGSVAFAYAGHNVVLEIQASIPSTPEKPSKVPMWKGVVVAYIIVAFCYWPVAIIGYWMFGNQVKDNILISLEKPTWMIAMANLFVVFHVIGSYQVFAMPIFDMLESILVKKMNFEPNIILRFVVRNLYVAFTMLVAITFPFFGGLLGFFGGFAVTPTTYFLPCIIWLKIYKPKRFSLSWCINWICIVLGLCIIILAPIGALRNIILEAKTYKFYT; encoded by the exons ATGGTTGGAGCTGGTGTTCTTGGTCTCCCCTATGCCATGTCACAACTTGGATG GGGTCTAGGTGTAACTTTACTTATCCTTTCATGGATCATTACATTATACACATTGTGGCAAATGGTTGAGATGCATGAAATGGTTTCAGGAACACGTTTTGATAGATACCATGAATTGAGCCAACATGCATTTGGAGAAAAATTAGGTCTTTATATTGTGGTGCCTCAACAAGTTATAGTAATGCTTGGTGGGAACATTGTCTACATGGTCATTGGAGGTGCATCATTGCAGAAGTTCCATGATATAGTATGTCCGAGCTGTAAAAAGATCAGATTGACATTTTTTATAATGATATTTGCGTCTGCTCAATTTGTATTATCTCATCTACCAAGCTTCAACTCCATTTCTGGTGTATCTTTGGTTGCAGCAGTAATGTCCATTGG TTATTCTACAATTGCTTGGGCTGCTAGTGCGCATAAGGGAGTACAAGAAAATGTGCAATATACAAATACATCTGAAACTACCACAGACTTGGTCTTTAATTTGTTTAATGCAATAGGCTCTGTTGCATTTGCTTATGCTGGACACAATGTGGTGTTGGAAATCCAAGCATCAATTCCATCAACACCTGAAAAACCATCTAAGGTTCCAATGTGGAAAGGAGTTGTTGTTGCATATATCATTGTTGCTTTCTGCTATTGGCCTGTTGCGATTATTGGTTATTGGATGTTTGGTAATCAGGTGAAGGATAATATTCTTATCTCTTTAGAGAAACCTACTTGGATGATTGCAATGGCTAACCTATTTGTTGTTTTCCATGTAATTGGAAGCTATCAg GTTTTTGCAATGCCAATCTTTGACATGCTTGAAAGTATATTGGTGAAGAAAATGAATTTCGAACCAAATATAATCCTTCGTTTTGTTGTTCGTAATCTATATGTGG CATTCACAATGTTGGTTGCTATTACATTCCCATTTTTCGGTGGTTTATTAGGTTTTTTCGGAGGATTTGCAGTTACTCCAACAACATATTTT CTTCCATGTATCATATGGCTTAAAATATATAAACCTAAAAGATTCAGCTTGTCTTGGTGTATTAATTGG ATATGTATTGTGCTTGGGCTATGTATAATTATTTTAGCACCTATTGGAGCATTGAGGAATATTATACTTGAAGCCAAGACTTACAAATTTTACACATAA